A genomic window from Bubalus bubalis isolate 160015118507 breed Murrah chromosome X, NDDB_SH_1, whole genome shotgun sequence includes:
- the PRRG3 gene encoding transmembrane gamma-carboxyglutamic acid protein 3 — MAVFLEAKNAHSVLKRFPRANEFLEELRQGTIERECMEEVCSYEEVKEVFEDKEKTMEFWKGYPNAVYSVRDPAQSSDAMYVVVPLLGVALLIVIALFIIWRCQLQKATRHHPSYAQNRYLASRAGHSLPRVMVYRGTVHSQGEASGHRETGSHPQVVLGPSRGGRTTVRLESTLYLPELSLSRLSSATPPPSYEEVTAPQESSSEEASVSYSDPPPKYEEIVAANPGSDK, encoded by the exons ATGGCAG TgtttctggaggccaagaatgcCCATTCAGTCCTGAAACGCTTCCCCCGTGCCAATGAGTTCCTGGAGGAGCTGCGCCAGGGCACCATCGAGCGGGAGTGCATGGAAGAGGTCTGCAGCTACGAGGAGGTCAAGGAGGTTTTCGAGGACAAGGAGAAAACG ATGGAGTTCTGGAAGGGGTACCCGAATGCGGTCTACTCAGTCCGAGACCCTGCACAGAGCTCAGATGCCATGTACGTGGTGGTGCCCCTTCTGGGGGTGGCGTTGCTGATCGTCATCGCCTTGTTCATCATCTGGAGGTGCCAGCTGCAGAAAGCCACCCGTCATCACCCCTCATATGCTCAGAACCGGTACCTAGCGAGTCGCGCAGGGCACAGCCTCCCCCGGGTCATGGTGTACCGGGGCACGGTGCACAGCCAGGGGGAGGCCTCCGGGCATCGGGAGACAGGGAGCCACCCACAGGTGGTGCTGGGGCCCAGTCGGGGAGGCAGAACCACCGTCCGGCTCGAGAGCACCCTCTACCTTCCCGAGCTGTCTCTCTCCAGACTGTCCAgcgccacccctcccccatcctatGAGGAGGTGACAGCTCCCCAGGAGAGCAGCAGTGAGGAGGCGAGCGTGTCTTACAGTGACCCACCGCCGAAGTATGAGGAGATTGTGGCGGCCAACCCTGGCTCAGACAAGTAG
- the LOC102405405 gene encoding histone H2B type 1-C/E/F/G/I-like, which translates to MPEPAKSAPAPKKGSKKAVTKAQKKDGKKRKHSRKESYSMYVYKVLKQVYLDTGISSKAMGIMNFSVNDIFKCIAGEALRLAHYNKRSTITSRDIQTAVRLLLRGELAKHAVSEGTKAVTKYTSSK; encoded by the coding sequence ATGCCTGAACCAGCTAAGTCTGCTCCTGCCCCTAAAAAGGGCtctaaaaaagctgtgaccaaggcccagaagaaggaTGGCAAGAAGCGCAAGCACAGCCGCAAGGAGAGCTACTCCATGTACgtgtacaaggtgctgaagcaagtcTATCTGGACACCGGCATCTcgtccaaggccatgggaatTATGAACTTCTCTGTCAACGACATTTTCAAGTGCATCGCTGGTGAGGCATTGCGCCTGGCTCATTACAACAAGCGCTcgactatcacatccagggaTATCCAGACTGCCGTGCGCTTGCTGCTACgtggggagctggccaagcacgccgtgtccgagggcactaaagctgtcaccaagtataccagctccaagtaa